In a single window of the Paenibacillus sp. MMS20-IR301 genome:
- a CDS encoding dihydrofolate reductase family protein, whose translation MGHVILQMNVTLDGYCDHTQVIADEELHQYTEELMDQADGLLFGRKIYQLMESAWPAIAGSGSGPQFMVDFARKLDRKPKYVFSRTLDHVSWQNSFLLKGPVSEEVQQLTAEGKKLIVNGGPGLGSTLAELGLVDEYHFLVQPILAGSGPRLLGGIRDRLNLQLSGTKTFGSGVVVLRYRAVR comes from the coding sequence ATGGGACATGTAATCCTGCAGATGAATGTGACACTGGACGGTTATTGTGACCACACGCAGGTAATAGCAGATGAGGAACTCCACCAGTATACGGAGGAGCTGATGGATCAGGCTGACGGCCTGCTCTTTGGACGCAAGATTTACCAGCTGATGGAGAGTGCCTGGCCGGCCATTGCCGGCAGCGGGAGCGGACCGCAATTCATGGTTGACTTCGCACGCAAGCTCGACCGGAAGCCGAAGTACGTTTTCTCGCGGACGCTGGATCATGTGTCATGGCAGAACTCTTTTTTGTTAAAGGGGCCTGTATCAGAGGAAGTGCAGCAGCTCACGGCAGAAGGCAAGAAGCTGATCGTTAACGGCGGTCCCGGACTTGGTTCCACTCTGGCAGAGCTGGGCTTGGTGGATGAATATCATTTCCTGGTACAGCCAATCTTAGCCGGAAGCGGCCCGCGGTTGCTGGGGGGAATCCGTGACCGGCTGAATTTGCAGCTGAGCGGAACTAAGACGTTTGGCTCCGGTGTGGTGGTGCTCCGCTACAGGGCTGTCCGTTAA
- a CDS encoding DsbA family oxidoreductase — protein MRIDIWSDYACPFCYIGKRRLEHALSQFPDRDQVEVVFRSFQLDPNARTDETRDIHEILAAKYGMTREKAQAMNAQLAEQAQGVGLEFNFDTVQSTNTFDGHRLSHYAASEGKAPQMTERLLRAYFTDTQNLGDRKVLAELAAEAGLDQEAVTAMLESDAYSAQVDADIEAARQLNVTGVPFFVFNNKYAVSGAQPGPVFTEVLDTVWAEEQSKPALQVVGKTQAAADKADGCDDGSCSI, from the coding sequence ATGAGAATTGATATATGGTCTGATTATGCCTGCCCCTTCTGCTATATCGGCAAAAGACGGCTGGAGCACGCGCTGAGCCAATTCCCGGACCGGGATCAGGTGGAGGTGGTATTCCGCAGCTTCCAGCTTGATCCGAATGCCCGTACCGATGAGACGCGGGATATCCATGAGATTCTGGCCGCCAAATACGGGATGACCCGCGAGAAGGCCCAGGCGATGAATGCCCAGCTGGCTGAACAGGCCCAGGGTGTGGGGCTGGAATTTAACTTCGATACGGTTCAGTCCACGAATACGTTTGACGGACACCGTCTGAGCCACTACGCAGCCAGTGAGGGCAAGGCCCCGCAAATGACGGAGCGTCTGCTGCGCGCCTACTTCACGGATACGCAGAATCTCGGTGACCGCAAGGTGCTGGCGGAGCTGGCCGCCGAAGCGGGACTGGATCAGGAAGCTGTCACAGCAATGCTGGAGAGTGACGCTTATAGTGCCCAGGTGGACGCGGACATTGAAGCAGCCCGGCAGCTGAATGTCACCGGTGTGCCGTTCTTCGTCTTTAATAATAAATACGCGGTGTCCGGCGCACAGCCGGGTCCGGTATTCACTGAAGTGCTGGATACGGTGTGGGCCGAGGAGCAGAGCAAGCCTGCACTTCAGGTCGTAGGCAAAACGCAGGCTGCGGCTGACAAAGCTGACGGCTGCGATGACGGCTCCTGCAGCATCTGA